A window of the Helianthus annuus cultivar XRQ/B chromosome 4, HanXRQr2.0-SUNRISE, whole genome shotgun sequence genome harbors these coding sequences:
- the LOC110935750 gene encoding UDP-glycosyltransferase 87A2 — protein sequence MNQVVVVPYPGRGHINPMLNLCRLLSSRLNRHTRTTIFTVVVTEEWLGFLNPDPDQDNIRFTTIPNVLPSELNRGSDMVGFLRAAQTKMEGPFVEVLDQTQFPVKLIIADATMRWPFDVANRRNIPVAAYWPMSASSFSVVYHVDLLESHHQLFANVSERGNETIDYIPGLSSFTIANLPTTYRRGGEMFNGIGPTLFGIKANYVLISTMYELESEAIDALRATLKMPIYTSGPNIPYSQIEPNPSSDQPFYLNWLNSKPPRTVLYVSFGSFLSVTSAEMAEIAYGLTQSGVNFVWVARGETSHLKEICGKNGMVVEWCDQLRILLHSSIGGFCTHCGWNSVKESMFSGVPMLAFPILLDQPLNSKLIVKDWMVGWNMRERVGVFNRDEIAKTVRDFMDPKSVARIEMMERAKVFSRICQESVVDGGSVNEDIDAFVRDISMN from the exons ATGAATCAAGTAGTTGTGGTTCCGTATCCCGGCAGAGGCCACATAAACCCTATGTTGAACCTCTGTCGCTTACTCTCTTCTCGACTGAACCGACACACTCGCACTACCATCTTCACCGTTGTTGTCACTGAGGAGTGGCTCGGGTTTCTCAATCCTGATCCGGACCAGGATAACATCCGGTTCACCACCATTCCTAATGTTCTCCCGTCCGAGCTCAATCGTGGCTCAGACATGGTAGGCTTCCTAAGGGCTGCTCAAACCAAAATGGAAGGTCCTTTTGTGGAGGTGCTTGATCAGACTCAGTTTCCGGTGAAACTGATCATAGCTGATGCAACTATGCGCTGGCCGTTTGACGTCGCTAACAGGAGGAATATTCCGGTAGCCGCGTATTGGCCGATGAGTGCCTCCTCGTTTTCGGTTGTGTATCATGTTGATCTCTTGGAATCACATCATCAGCTTTTCGCCAACGTTTCAG AAAGAGGAAATGAGACCATAGATTATATTCCCGGGTTATCTTCATTTACAATAGCAAACCTTCCAACGACCTATCGTCGCGGCGGTGAGATGTTTAACGGCATTGGACCCACACTCTTTGGTATAAAAGCAAATTATGTCCTTATATCAACCATGTACGAGTTAGAATCCGAAGCCATTGATGCTCTTCGAGCTACATTAAAGATGCCCATTTACACATCCGGACCCAACATACCCTACTCCCAAATCGAACCCAATCCCTCATCAGACCAACCATTTTACTTAAACTGGTTAAACTCCAAACCACCAAGAACCGTCTTGTATGTTTCTTTCGGTAGCTTCCTTTCGGTTACAAGTGCTGAAATGGCTGAGATCGCATACGGGTTAACCCAAAGTGGTGTTAACTTTGTGTGGGTGGCTAGAGGAGAAACCTCACATTTAAAAGAAATTTGTGGGAAGAATGGTAtggtggtggaatggtgtgacCAACTTAGGATTTTGTTACATTCTTCTATAGGGGGATTTTGCACACATTGTGGGTGGAATTCGGTGAAGGAAAGCATGTTTTCGGGTGTACCAATGTTGGCTTTTCCTATATTACTCGACCAACCGCTTAATAGTAAATTGATCGTCAAAGATTGGATGGTCGGATGGAATATGAGAGAAAGGGTGGGTGTTTTTAATAGAGATGAGATTGCGAAGACTGTAAGAGATTTTATGGATCCGAAGAGTGTTGCGAGGATTGAAATGATGGAAAGGGCGAAGGTGTTTTCAAGAATTTGTCAAGAAAGCGTGGTTGATGGCGGATCGGTTAATGAAGATATTGATGCTTTTGTTAGAGATATTTCAATGAACTAA
- the LOC110935749 gene encoding UDP-glycosyltransferase 87A1: protein MNQVLVIPYPGRGHINPILNLCHLLSSRLNRHSRTTIFTVVVTEEWLGFLNPDPEQDNIRFVTIPNVIPSELNRGSNMVAFVTAVQTKMEGPVVEVLDQIEFPVKLIIADGSMHWPFELANKRNIPVAAYWPMSASMFSVVHHVDLLESHHHLYVDVSERGKEIIDYIPGLSSLTVADIPNIFHGGIGEKFKDIVPKVFGIKANYVLISTMYELESEAIDALRATLKMPIYTSGPNIPYSEIKPNPSSDQPIYIKWLDSKPPRTVLYVSLGSFLSVSSAEMAEIASGLTQSGVNFLWVARGETSHLKEICGENGMVVEWCDQLKVLLHSSIGGFWTHCGWNSVKECLFSGVPMLTCPILLDQPLSSKMIVKDWKTGWNMRDKVGVFKRDEIAKIVGDFMDLKSVVRIEMMERAKAFSRTCQESVGECGSVNGDLDAFLRDIVMN from the exons ATGAATCAAGTGTTGGTAATTCCGTACCCTGGAAGAGGCCACATAAACCCTATCTTGAACCTCTGTCACTTACTCTCTTCTCGACTGAACCGCCACAGTCGCACCACCATCTTCACCGTCGTTGTCACCGAGGAGTGGCTCGGGTTTCTCAATCCCGATCCAGAGCAGGATAACATCCGGTTCGTCACCATTCCTAACGTCATCCCTTCCGAGCTCAACCGTGGCTCAAACATGGTAGCTTTTGTGACTGCGGTTCAAACGAAAATGGAAGGTCCTGTTGTGGAGGTGCTTGATCAGATTGAGTTTCCGGTGAAACTCATCATAGCCGATGGGTCTATGCACTGGCCGTTTGAGTTAGCTAACAAGAGGAATATTCCGGTTGCAGCGTATTGGCCGATGAGTGCCTCCATGTTTTCCGTTGTGCATCATGTTGATCTCCTGGAATCACATCATCACCTCTACGTTGATGTATCAG AACGAGGAAAGGAGATCATAGATTATATTCCTGGATTATCTTCGTTAACAGTAGCAGACATTCCAAATATCTTTCATGGCGGCATTGGTGAGAAATTTAAGGACATTGTACCTAAAGTCTTCGGTATAAAAGCAAATTATGTCCTTATATCAACCATGTACGAGTTAGAATCTGAAGCCATTGATGCTCTTCGAGCTACATTAAAGATGCCCATTTACACATCTGGACCCAACATACCTTACTCCGAAATCAAACCCAATCCCTCATCAGACCAACCTATTTACATAAAGTGGTTAGACTCCAAACCACCCAGAACCGTCTTGTACGTTTCTTTGGGTAGTTTCCTATCggtttcaagtgctgaaatggcTGAAATCGCATCCGGGTTAACCCAAAGCGGTGTTAACTTTTTGTGGGTGGCTAGAGGAGAAACCTCACATTTAAAAGAAATTTGTGGGGAGAATGGTAtggtggtggaatggtgtgacCAACTTAAGGTTTTGTTACATTCTTCAATAGGGGGATTTTGGACACATTGTGGGTGGAATTCAGTGAAGGAATGCTTGTTTTCGGGTGTACCGATGTTGACTTGTCCTATATTACTCGACCAACCGCTTAGCAGCAAAATGATCGTCAAAGATTGGAAGACTGGATGGAATATGAGGGATAAAGTGGGTGTTTTTAAGAGAGACGAGATTGCGAAGATTGTAGGAGATTTTATGGATTTGAAGAGTGTTGTGAGGATCGAGATGATGGAAAGGGCGAAGGCGTTTTCAAGAACTTGCCAAGAAAGTGTTGGTGAATGTGGATCTGTTAATGGAGATCTTGATGCTTTTCTAAGAGATATTGTAATGAACTAA